A window from Actinomycetospora corticicola encodes these proteins:
- a CDS encoding transglycosylase domain-containing protein: MTAKVRLLAVTVIAGILVAGLAFPLVGGLGLLSSEAIVGAQDTAPGVIGGDMPSITTVTDMNGAPIAYLYEQNRQIVRSDQIAVTMKAAIVAIEDRRFFSESGLDPRSIARAVVNNGTGGSTQGASTLTEQYVKNYDEYVAAKTPAEQLKATEATFGRKLREARVAEQLDHSLSKDEILTRYLNVVYLGNQAYGVAAAARTYFNTTPDKLTVPEAALLAGMVQSPTAYDPLNHPQAATGRRNVVIDQMRQQGELTPEQAAAATAAPLGVQAPLTGLANGCVGAGDDGFFCSYVLDYLDQEGITPEQLRSGGYTVRTTLDPVAMAAAKQAVDAKVPPTQPHVADTLAIVQPGATSHPVRALAANRGYGLDAAAGQTTYDLPVEPENLGAGSVYKIFTAATYLLGGGGISNVIPVPPSGYASPLSPGFVVANDGNYPGALTLQDALAQSPNTAFVKLEETTGVAPVVNMAVNMGMTSLAKPTSGNGPSIADTVKAQNQASFTLGPTPTSPLELASVGATLASHGTWCPPDPIVSLTDASGAPVSLPTTACHQALPPQLADTLMTGMSKDDQPGGTSAASAVAAGWNRPTAAKTGTTEVSESGAFVGATPQMSGASIVFDDSSTPRPICYGTPPTSCATGNLFGGETPAATYYQAMTTVLAGQPIAPLPATDPRFVSGGNRIAVPQEIGQPVDQAAAALRAAGFVVTTSQVDNRAPAGTVVGQTPGGGGGQGIQGQTIALVSSSGKVAAPPAAPSAP; this comes from the coding sequence TCGGGGGCGACATGCCCTCGATCACCACCGTGACCGACATGAACGGTGCGCCCATTGCCTACCTCTATGAGCAGAATCGTCAGATCGTCCGTTCCGACCAGATCGCGGTGACGATGAAGGCCGCGATCGTCGCGATCGAGGACCGGCGGTTCTTCAGCGAGTCCGGCCTCGACCCGCGCTCGATCGCCCGCGCCGTGGTGAACAACGGCACCGGTGGGTCGACCCAGGGCGCCTCGACGCTCACCGAGCAGTACGTGAAGAACTACGACGAGTACGTCGCCGCGAAGACCCCGGCCGAGCAGCTGAAGGCGACCGAGGCGACGTTCGGTCGCAAGCTGCGCGAGGCCCGCGTCGCCGAGCAGCTCGACCACTCGCTGTCCAAGGACGAGATCCTCACCCGGTACCTCAACGTGGTGTACCTGGGGAACCAGGCCTACGGCGTCGCCGCGGCCGCGCGCACCTACTTCAACACCACCCCCGACAAGCTGACCGTGCCCGAGGCCGCGCTGCTGGCGGGCATGGTGCAGAGCCCGACCGCGTACGACCCGCTGAACCACCCGCAGGCCGCGACCGGGCGCCGCAACGTCGTCATCGACCAGATGCGCCAGCAGGGCGAGCTCACGCCGGAGCAGGCGGCGGCCGCCACCGCGGCGCCGTTGGGGGTGCAGGCGCCGCTGACCGGCCTCGCCAACGGGTGCGTCGGCGCCGGGGACGACGGGTTCTTCTGCAGCTACGTGCTCGACTACCTCGACCAGGAGGGCATCACCCCCGAGCAGCTCCGCTCCGGGGGCTACACCGTCCGCACCACGCTCGACCCCGTGGCGATGGCCGCCGCGAAGCAGGCCGTCGACGCGAAGGTGCCGCCGACGCAGCCGCACGTGGCCGACACCCTCGCGATCGTGCAGCCCGGCGCGACGTCGCACCCGGTGCGGGCCCTGGCGGCCAACCGCGGGTACGGCCTGGACGCGGCGGCCGGGCAGACCACCTACGACCTGCCCGTGGAGCCGGAGAACCTGGGCGCCGGCTCGGTGTACAAGATCTTCACCGCAGCGACCTACCTGCTCGGCGGCGGCGGGATCTCCAACGTCATCCCCGTCCCGCCGTCGGGGTACGCCTCCCCGCTCTCGCCCGGCTTCGTCGTCGCGAACGACGGCAACTACCCGGGCGCACTGACCCTGCAGGACGCCCTGGCGCAGTCGCCGAACACCGCCTTCGTCAAGCTCGAGGAGACGACGGGCGTGGCGCCGGTGGTGAACATGGCCGTGAACATGGGCATGACCTCGCTGGCGAAGCCGACGTCGGGCAACGGGCCGTCGATCGCGGACACGGTGAAGGCGCAGAACCAGGCGTCGTTCACCCTCGGCCCGACGCCCACGTCCCCGCTGGAGCTCGCGAGCGTGGGCGCCACCCTCGCCTCGCACGGCACCTGGTGCCCGCCCGACCCGATCGTCTCGCTCACCGACGCCTCCGGCGCGCCGGTGTCGCTGCCGACGACGGCGTGCCACCAGGCGCTCCCGCCGCAGCTCGCCGACACGCTGATGACCGGGATGTCGAAGGACGACCAGCCGGGCGGCACCTCGGCCGCCTCCGCGGTCGCGGCCGGCTGGAACCGGCCGACGGCGGCGAAGACCGGCACGACGGAGGTCTCCGAGTCCGGGGCGTTCGTCGGCGCCACCCCGCAGATGTCCGGGGCGTCGATCGTGTTCGACGACTCCTCGACCCCGCGGCCCATCTGCTACGGCACCCCGCCGACCTCGTGCGCGACGGGCAACCTGTTCGGTGGCGAGACCCCGGCGGCGACCTACTACCAGGCGATGACCACGGTCCTCGCCGGCCAGCCGATCGCGCCGCTACCCGCCACCGACCCGCGCTTCGTCTCCGGCGGCAACCGGATCGCGGTGCCGCAGGAGATCGGGCAGCCGGTCGACCAGGCCGCCGCGGCGCTGCGCGCGGCGGGCTTCGTCGTCACCACCTCGCAGGTGGACAACCGGGCACCGGCGGGGACGGTGGTCGGGCAGACGCCGGGCGGGGGCGGCGGGCAGGGCATCCAGGGACAGACGATCGCCCTGGTGTCCTCCAGCGGGAAGGTCGCGGCGCCACCGGCGGCGCCGAGCGCTCCCTGA
- the gmd gene encoding GDP-mannose 4,6-dehydratase — protein sequence MTPFPPSKTAFITGITGQDGSYLAELLLSKGYEVHGLIRRASTFNTQRIDHLYRDPHDPSRRLHLHYGDLTDASRLVSLLSEIVPDEVYHLAAQSHVRVSFDEPEFTANTTGVGTVRLLEAIRMIGLETRFYQASSSEMFGATPPPQCEDTPFHPRSPYGVSKVFGYWTARNYREAYGLFAVNGILFNHESPRRGETFVTRKIARAAARIALGHESLVYLGNLDAVRDWGFAPEYVEGMWAMLQADRPEDYVLATGTAYTVEDFARLCFDHVGLDWTRHVRHDERYLRPTEVDALIGDASKASRELGWRPRTFTPELARIMVDAELSMLQGPTAEVAPFPGTWPGLSGRPMAG from the coding sequence GTGACCCCGTTCCCCCCATCGAAGACCGCGTTCATCACCGGGATCACCGGCCAGGACGGCTCGTACCTCGCGGAGCTGCTGCTGTCCAAGGGCTACGAGGTGCACGGGCTGATCCGTCGGGCCTCGACGTTCAACACCCAGCGGATCGACCACCTGTACCGCGACCCGCACGACCCGTCGCGGCGCCTGCACCTGCACTACGGCGACCTGACCGACGCGTCGCGCCTGGTCTCGCTGCTCTCCGAGATCGTGCCCGACGAGGTCTACCACCTCGCCGCACAGTCGCACGTGCGCGTCAGCTTCGACGAGCCGGAGTTCACCGCCAACACGACGGGGGTCGGGACGGTCCGCCTGCTCGAGGCGATCCGGATGATCGGTCTCGAGACGCGCTTCTACCAGGCCTCGAGCTCGGAGATGTTCGGCGCGACCCCGCCGCCGCAGTGCGAGGACACCCCGTTCCACCCGCGCTCGCCCTACGGCGTCTCCAAGGTCTTCGGGTACTGGACCGCCCGCAACTACCGCGAGGCCTACGGGCTGTTCGCGGTCAACGGCATCCTGTTCAACCACGAGTCCCCGCGGCGCGGCGAGACGTTCGTGACCCGCAAGATCGCCCGCGCCGCCGCCCGCATCGCGCTCGGCCACGAGTCCCTGGTGTATCTCGGCAACCTCGACGCCGTCCGCGACTGGGGGTTCGCGCCGGAGTACGTCGAGGGCATGTGGGCGATGCTGCAGGCCGACCGGCCGGAGGACTACGTCCTCGCCACCGGCACCGCGTACACCGTCGAGGACTTCGCCCGGCTCTGCTTCGACCACGTCGGTCTCGACTGGACCCGCCACGTCCGCCACGACGAGCGCTACCTGCGCCCCACCGAGGTCGACGCGCTGATCGGCGACGCGTCGAAGGCCTCGCGCGAGCTGGGCTGGCGGCCCCGCACGTTCACCCCGGAGCTCGCGCGCATCATGGTCGACGCCGAGCTCTCGATGCTGCAGGGGCCGACCGCCGAGGTCGCGCCGTTCCCCGGCACGTGGCCGGGCCTCTCGGGGCGCCCCATGGCGGGCTGA
- a CDS encoding tetratricopeptide repeat protein: MGASPAPTARRPRLAPVSLGRVAERLVGVRVGATPALPDTGRGELDADHLSRAADERLAELLASSTHPVVVVTGPPSAGVTRTAAHAVRRTRPDDLFVEIDDPYRVRLEEVVERARRRASVSRPVLVWCDDAPLPLLDQVSGDVLAACREGRDTVVRLVVTVRWGLAALSRGELSAPRFAPVVVAPLTPAEVVGRESHPLVAAHGVSGAVGRRIGDLVCAGTEAREAFAGPAGDVLRLVAVWHRLGVPSALDLDTLAALRPDDATGDLAEIVAGLVEAGWLERCTRAGERHLVPARVLVDLARLPSAELVGTIAARLDHHARYTAARTMLAAGLDSLAAAMVVDLEPDPLGAVVALRIARGYAGLERDREAAQWFAYVIAVGDEDQARAAHRGLGLVFYRYDRLDRARRHLDRAADQLGVQVVLADIALRQGRVADARTLLTVLRRSRDPSLAVEAACQLGTLESSTGHPDAAREAFTVALGAADPAVVARARTGLAALPPVPSRDAEPSSPAPAHDRKASLPASSGRDAASSTAAGDESAEDELAEDELAGNEPAEDDVPGDEGPEDDPDTGSGRSARVVPLAARSHG; this comes from the coding sequence GTGGGAGCATCCCCGGCACCGACCGCCCGACGCCCTCGGCTCGCGCCCGTCTCGCTGGGGCGGGTCGCGGAGCGGCTCGTGGGCGTCCGCGTCGGCGCGACCCCCGCGCTGCCCGACACGGGGCGGGGCGAGCTCGACGCCGACCACCTGTCCCGGGCCGCGGACGAGCGGCTGGCCGAGCTCCTGGCCTCGTCGACCCACCCCGTCGTCGTGGTGACCGGGCCGCCGTCGGCGGGGGTGACGCGCACCGCCGCCCACGCGGTCCGTCGGACTCGCCCGGACGACCTGTTCGTCGAGATCGACGATCCGTACCGCGTCCGCCTCGAGGAGGTCGTCGAGCGGGCCCGCCGGCGCGCGTCGGTCTCCCGTCCCGTGCTGGTCTGGTGCGACGACGCCCCGCTGCCGCTGCTCGACCAGGTCAGCGGCGACGTCCTGGCCGCGTGCCGGGAGGGGCGAGACACCGTCGTGCGGCTCGTGGTCACGGTGCGCTGGGGCCTGGCGGCGCTCTCGCGCGGGGAGCTGTCGGCCCCGCGCTTCGCCCCCGTCGTCGTCGCGCCGCTGACCCCCGCGGAGGTCGTCGGCCGCGAGTCGCACCCCCTGGTCGCCGCCCACGGGGTGTCCGGAGCGGTGGGCCGCCGGATCGGCGACCTCGTGTGCGCGGGGACCGAGGCCCGGGAGGCCTTCGCCGGCCCGGCCGGGGACGTCCTGCGCCTCGTCGCGGTGTGGCACCGGCTGGGCGTGCCGTCCGCCCTCGACCTCGACACCCTCGCGGCCCTGCGCCCCGACGACGCCACGGGCGACCTCGCGGAGATCGTCGCCGGGCTCGTCGAGGCCGGCTGGCTGGAGCGGTGCACCCGCGCGGGGGAGCGGCACCTCGTGCCCGCCCGCGTCCTGGTCGACCTGGCGCGGCTGCCCTCCGCCGAGCTCGTCGGCACCATCGCGGCCCGCCTCGACCACCACGCCCGCTACACGGCCGCCCGCACCATGCTCGCCGCGGGACTGGACAGCCTCGCCGCCGCGATGGTCGTCGACCTCGAGCCCGACCCCCTCGGCGCGGTCGTCGCGCTGCGCATCGCGCGGGGCTACGCCGGGCTGGAGCGCGACCGGGAGGCGGCGCAGTGGTTCGCGTACGTCATCGCGGTCGGCGACGAGGACCAGGCCCGCGCGGCACACCGGGGCCTCGGGCTCGTGTTCTACCGCTACGACCGGCTCGACCGGGCCCGCCGCCACCTCGACCGCGCCGCCGACCAGCTCGGCGTGCAGGTCGTGCTCGCCGACATCGCGCTGCGCCAGGGCCGGGTCGCCGACGCCCGCACCCTGCTCACCGTGCTCCGCCGCTCCCGCGACCCCTCCCTCGCCGTCGAGGCCGCGTGCCAGCTCGGGACCCTCGAGTCCTCGACCGGGCACCCCGACGCCGCGCGCGAGGCGTTCACGGTCGCCCTCGGCGCGGCCGACCCGGCGGTCGTCGCCCGGGCCAGGACGGGGCTCGCGGCGTTGCCGCCCGTCCCCTCCCGTGACGCCGAGCCGTCGTCGCCGGCCCCCGCCCATGACAGGAAAGCGTCGTTGCCGGCGTCCAGTGGCAGGGACGCCGCATCGTCGACCGCAGCCGGGGACGAGTCGGCCGAGGACGAGTTGGCCGAGGACGAGTTGGCCGGGAACGAGCCGGCCGAGGACGACGTGCCCGGCGACGAGGGACCCGAGGACGACCCGGACACGGGTTCCGGACGGTCGGCCCGGGTGGTCCCGCTCGCCGCGCGGTCGCACGGCTGA
- a CDS encoding Dabb family protein, whose protein sequence is MAVTHVVTFSWVEGTSAATVEGILANLQEWIDRKEGLEGLTAWQAGPDLGVNEGNASFAVSASFTDRDAYLRYRDHPEHKKIIAEQIAPLIAARSAVQFEH, encoded by the coding sequence ATGGCCGTCACGCACGTCGTCACGTTCAGCTGGGTCGAGGGCACCTCGGCCGCGACCGTCGAGGGCATCCTCGCGAACCTGCAGGAGTGGATCGACCGCAAGGAGGGGCTCGAGGGTCTCACCGCCTGGCAGGCGGGTCCGGACCTCGGGGTGAACGAGGGCAACGCGTCGTTCGCGGTGTCCGCCTCGTTCACCGACCGGGACGCCTACCTGCGCTACCGGGACCACCCCGAGCACAAGAAGATCATCGCCGAGCAGATCGCCCCGCTCATCGCGGCGCGTTCGGCGGTGCAGTTCGAGCACTGA